In Candidatus Dormiibacterota bacterium, a single genomic region encodes these proteins:
- a CDS encoding metalloregulator ArsR/SmtB family transcription factor, translated as MQYASPPRVSDEEFNPAAALFKAVADPYRVSILATLAAAEGEVCVCEFTDALPVNQPTVSHHLRILREAGLVACERRGTWVFYRLAPDAHERLGNALTGIFQQKARA; from the coding sequence ATGCAATATGCCTCTCCACCTCGGGTCAGCGACGAGGAGTTCAATCCAGCCGCGGCGCTCTTCAAGGCCGTAGCGGATCCGTATCGCGTGAGCATCCTCGCAACGCTCGCCGCCGCCGAGGGCGAGGTGTGCGTCTGCGAGTTCACCGATGCGCTCCCGGTCAATCAACCCACCGTTTCTCATCATTTGCGTATCTTGCGGGAGGCGGGACTGGTTGCGTGCGAGCGTCGCGGGACGTGGGTGTTCTATCGGTTGGCACCGGACGCGCACGAACGCCTCGGCAACGCATTGACCGGCATCTTTCAGCAGAAGGCACGGGCGTGA
- a CDS encoding helix-turn-helix transcriptional regulator, with protein sequence MSQLLTEPSDCITGLHLALLWQTQGLKEKELAKRAKVSQYTLSRAKHNNQTLKPNQARRIAVVLGVRAEFLSKLIHKDCLREPFRHLYQVADEAA encoded by the coding sequence ATGAGCCAACTACTTACCGAGCCCAGTGACTGCATCACAGGTTTGCACCTTGCATTGCTTTGGCAAACGCAGGGCTTGAAAGAGAAAGAACTCGCGAAGCGCGCAAAGGTGAGCCAATACACTCTCAGCCGCGCCAAACACAATAACCAAACTCTAAAGCCGAACCAGGCTCGACGCATTGCGGTCGTGCTCGGCGTGCGCGCTGAGTTCTTGTCAAAACTGATCCACAAGGACTGCTTGCGCGAGCCGTTTAGGCACCTCTACCAAGTCGCCGATGAGGCCGCATAA
- a CDS encoding plasmid stabilization protein has translation MGSRVMLGAMADLKVRNLDDRIAASLRVRAKHHGVSLEEEARRVLGSSVIWRRSAVVRRAAALRAAAGSPPKDRDLDSARIIRQERDARG, from the coding sequence GTGGGGTCACGCGTTATGCTCGGGGCAATGGCAGACCTCAAAGTGCGTAACCTCGACGACCGCATTGCCGCAAGCTTGCGAGTGCGCGCAAAGCACCACGGCGTTTCGCTCGAAGAGGAGGCGCGCCGCGTGCTCGGCAGCTCCGTGATCTGGCGGCGAAGTGCCGTCGTCCGGCGTGCGGCAGCCCTACGTGCAGCTGCGGGGTCGCCACCAAAGGATCGGGATCTCGATAGCGCTCGCATCATACGGCAAGAACGCGATGCCCGGGGCTGA
- a CDS encoding heat-shock protein HtpX — protein MPSRKPLVLFVCRHNTGRSQMAEAYLRRFAGDAIDVVSAGTQAADALDAGVVTAMLEDGIDISSARPKRIDPAVASRADRIISMGCDVEGIARIDDDWELPDPKGQPPERVRAIRDTIKAKAMRLADDFLSAQA, from the coding sequence ATGCCGTCACGTAAACCGCTCGTCCTCTTCGTGTGCCGCCACAACACCGGACGGAGTCAAATGGCCGAGGCCTACCTGCGCCGATTCGCCGGCGATGCGATTGACGTCGTATCGGCGGGCACGCAGGCTGCGGATGCGCTCGACGCAGGCGTCGTGACCGCGATGCTCGAGGATGGGATCGACATCTCGTCTGCGCGGCCCAAGCGCATCGACCCGGCGGTTGCATCGCGCGCGGACCGAATCATTTCGATGGGCTGCGACGTCGAGGGCATCGCGCGCATCGACGACGATTGGGAGCTGCCAGACCCGAAAGGCCAGCCGCCCGAGCGCGTGCGCGCGATCCGCGATACGATCAAAGCCAAGGCGATGCGGCTCGCAGACGATTTCCTCTCCGCGCAGGCGTAG
- a CDS encoding type II toxin-antitoxin system VapC family toxin produces the protein MPGADEPSSAVLDASVAVRWLVPERGSDEAAALMERPVTWIAPRLLVTEVASALRRKVVANELRVEHAVQALAILGQAASDGIVQFVQDEDLVAPALMLALTLEHKVPDCVYLALAQRDGAALATADLTLSRLAENQGTPVLLLPSA, from the coding sequence ATGCCCGGGGCTGACGAGCCGTCCTCTGCCGTCCTCGACGCCTCAGTAGCTGTTCGCTGGCTCGTGCCGGAGCGGGGGAGCGACGAGGCAGCGGCTCTCATGGAACGGCCAGTCACCTGGATCGCGCCGCGCCTGCTGGTTACGGAGGTTGCTTCGGCGCTGCGCCGCAAGGTCGTCGCGAACGAGCTGCGCGTCGAACATGCGGTTCAGGCGCTCGCAATCCTTGGACAAGCCGCCTCGGACGGCATCGTGCAGTTCGTCCAGGATGAAGACCTCGTCGCGCCTGCACTCATGCTTGCGCTCACGCTCGAGCACAAGGTTCCGGATTGCGTGTATCTTGCGCTCGCGCAGCGCGACGGCGCCGCGCTGGCTACGGCCGATCTGACGTTATCTCGACTCGCGGAGAATCAGGGAACGCCGGTTCTTCTCCTGCCCTCTGCCTGA